The genomic region AGAAAGCAAAAGCCAACTTACGAGTTTTTATCGATTGacttttattgattgcaattctataatTTTGTACTGACGTTTAGTGCGAATTCGGCTTGTGATAGCcgctttttgaaataaaaactgatcTTATCTTATGCATTATAACCAGTCTCATACAgctagatataaaatttaaccaGATAGACTAAGGATAATAAAAGCTGCTAAAATATTAAATAGGATAACTCTAAAATCAACTACTATATAGGTAAAAAAACTTATAGGGAATGAACCAGACCAGTAGTCTTAAGAAATCTGCCTAAAAGTTTCTGCTTAGTGGTTTAGCCCCGGGATGGACGTTTGCAACAAttatttcagtgatatttttcatttcaaaaattcaaaacccaTTACTTTGCATCATAGATAAGGAATTTCAAGTGAGGATGAGACACTATACTTACTCAAAAGCTACAGACGTCGGGtgaaaattattaatgaaataCAAAACCTAAATAGATCTCCTgattacatttattttattttctcctaTTTACATTACATTGGAAACTTTACTTCGTGTAACCTAGCAAAACAATATGGcaaactataaaaacaaaacaaaaatatcaactatATTTATAATTCCTTTACTTTTGTCCAGCATAAAACCTTCTGCCGAAAAAACACAATGAACAAAGGACATTTTTAAACGCTCGGCATATAACGTACGCCAAGTTAGTTTACAAACAATTGAAAACAGCTTCCAATCAAAGGAGCAACTTTCTTatggaatattttattttgagtcAAAATACACTTTAgactaacaaaaatatattttgagatATGATAGTTTTATTGTTGCGCTTTGTATGACCTACAACTGATATTACACATCCTCAAGTGTATCTCACAAAATTAGGACTGTAGACAGAATCTACTAAATAGGTGAAgacaataaactaaaatattaaaatttgtctgaggaaaaaaaagctaattctaTCTGGCATAACCGTAAGGGATTTAGTTTTATATCCTAAGCAGGATTAAAATATCGTGGCTGACTTTATAGACCTGTGAAGGCTTTCTAGCTCAATGATACCATTATGGAAGTAGGGAACAATGATTTCTTTGAGATTCTACACCTTAAAATATCCAAAATCAAATACTGTGCATAATACCGATGGATTTTGTTAGAAGACTATTTGTTATTTTGACAAGCCGGTGTTTTTACACCAGCTTAATTATAATAATGTtggaatctattaaaaacagTTTCATTTCACAGTAAAGAATCGATTtaatttaagaatattttagCCAGggtaaaataaacttaatattttagCTGAGACCCTTACACAATGAATCAAAATCGACTTTGTTTTGGATCTGTCAAATTTATGGCAGGCAGAACAATTGCGAATTTAACCATTAGTGTTAACCATTTtttcaatcagatttttttgGATCGAAGGATTTGGCATTGAAACTTCCAAAAGGGTTCATTGAACTAGAAATTAGAAGttgtagaattttgttaaaagtaaagagaatTTTGAGGATAACCAGCACTAATTACCTCTCAAcaatgattaaaattaaaaaaaattgttcaagtATAATTAAAAGGTTCAATAGTTACGATTTTAGAGACAACACCTTCCACAGCCTCAGAGACAAGGGTTGTAAAACGTTTAATCCCATCTacccaaaatcaaataaaaattaaaaggataaTTTGGGAATAGTTTCAGTTTCAGTTTTATCTCTTTCTCGTATATTTTAGTAGCTTTTacaaaaattccaattttgttGCATAGGATATTTATAATTATCGTCCAAGTCCACATTTGAcagcaaatattttgttttaagttgagGTGTTAAAAATAATCTATTATTAAATGttgtataatttaatttttcaggtacTAGATGCTTTAGGATCCAGGACCCCTCAAGTAAATGATTAAAACCGTAATTGAttaacattttaatttctaaatacCTCTTAATATATAACGAATATATTTGACGATAAATATAGTCATAACGTTTAAGTTGACGACCTAAGTTCATTTTGTACAGTAAAAACCTTTTCCAGATAGGCTGACACCTTCCCGAGTCAAATCCCTGCTATAActataaatatatttcaaattaaCTTTTACATACTTATTTAACAATTGACAGCCATACAAtaccataattttcttttttaatgacagagtaaaaaattaacttaaatttttcattgcAAAGATTACACAAAGGCTAAAAtgagtaaacaaaaaataaatttaaaaaaaaacgcaagaAAGATACAGACTAATTGAGTGGTACAAGAGGAAAACCGGGACAATGATTAAAAGCTACTGTCCTGTTGAATATCCACGCTATGAACGACATAAAAGACTATATTGAAAACGTAGATACTTGCATACCTTTTATACCTCAAACCTCAACCACAAAACACACCTAcaaatttgctttttcttctcAAGTGTAAGAAATACTTGATTGCCACTCAAATCCTTGAGAGAATTCCTTCTAACAAATATCACATTTGAAGGATTTCTCGCCTGTATGTAGTTTTTATGCTCGTTAAAAAGGAGCGCttaataaaagcatttttttacACAGATCACATTTAAACAAGTTTTCACCTTTGTGTGTTCTCTGGTGTTCAATAAAATCGCCGTATTCAGAAAAACATTTGTTACGCGCATCATAGTTAAACGGTTTTTACCTTGTATGTAGTTTGTTATCCTCAATCAAATGATAAGATCGAGAAAAGTAGTTCTTTCACAACTGTGCACTCTTTGGTGCGACATCAAAGTGCTTGATTGAGAAAAGCCTTTGTAacatacgtcacatttaaacggtttttcacctgtgtGCGTTCTCTGGTGTGCAATCAAAGTGCTTGATTGAGAAAAGCCTTTGTAacatacgtcacatttaaacggtttttcacctgtgtGCGTTCTCTGGTGTACAATCAAATGGCCAGATTGAGGAAAGCCTTTAttacatacgtcacatttaaacagtttttcacCTGTATGTAGTCTTTTGTGCAGATTCAAACTGCTAGattgagaaaaatatttgttacacacatcacatttaaacggtttttcacctgtgtGCGTTCTCTGGTGTGCAATCAAATGGCAGGATCGTGAAAAACCTTTGTTACATACGTCACAGTTAAACAGTTTTTCACCTTTATGTAGTCTTTGGTGCAAATTCAAACTGCTTGattgagaaaaatatttgttacaCACAtcgcatttaaacggttttttaCCAGTGTGCATTCTCTGGTGTGCAATCAAATTGCCGGATTGAGAAAAGCCTTTGTTACATACGtcgcatttaaacggtttttcaccaGTATGGAGTCTTTGGTGCAGATTCAAACTGCTTGAtcgagaaaaatatttgttacaCACAtcgcatttaaacggtttttcacctgtgtGCGTTCTCTGGTGTGCAAACAAATTGCCGGATTGAGAAAAGCCTTTTCtacatacgtcacatttaaacggtttttcagcTGTATGCACTCTCTGGTGCCCAATCAAATTGCTTGAATTAGAAAAACGCTTCTTGCCTACATCGCACTTATCTAGTTTTTTcctcgtatttgtttttggatGTCTTTCTAATTTTCGATGGTTTTTACTGAGCAAGTGTctattagaaaatatttcccGATTTTCTAGGCTATTCGCTTCTGATTCATGTGAATTTGAGCAACCATTAGGGGACAGATTCTTTGAATCTACTAGCAATGTGTTTCTCAGAAGGTCCACTTCTGACAGGGTCGATGAAAAGTGACCTTTTATAATTAGATGTTGTTTTATATCACCAATACATTCAGACAAACAAATGGGGCATCGTCTTGTTTCTCCCATTTGGTGTTCCATAAAATGTGGAACAAATTCTCTGTAATCACGAAATACCGCAGGGCAGACATCGCACTCGATTGGTGAAAGTTTTTCACAGCCAGTGTCAAAATGAAGATCCAGCATCAAAAATGATTTCTCTGTTTTCCCACAAGAGTCACAACGCCAGACCCCAGCAGTTAATTCTTCTATTGCCTTCTCTCTTAGCTTTTTCACGACGACGATTAGTTTTGGGCATAAGAGTTCTGGTTGAATTTCACCATCAGAATTGCTCAGAGTAGAACTCATTATCTCTAAAgtgagagaaaaataaattgaagctAGCTtaacaattataaataaaaagggaGTGTTTAAGAAGTAATACATGATTagggtttaaataaaaaattgtagaaCACTACTAATAGgtttgttctaaaaaaaaggagaaatgtAGTGAGAATGAACTTTGAATTAGACTGAGATTTATATTTCCctctaaaatatataatattttactaaaattacattcggtaataaaattattaatacaTTAAATCAACATAATTTCTTGTCATATTTTTGACACTTTGGAATCACTTCCAGTTTTAATGCACAATGCAACTTGTCCCATCACCCAATTGAACAGCTGTTTATAAAATGCCGTTCATAAATTTCGTTGAAAAAGTCTAGCCTTTTCTACCTAAAAATATACTGTAAAATTAGAGATAAGGGTGTTGCAATCTTAAAGGTAGTTGTGTAAAGTGAAGGAAATATTTGGATATGGGTTAATAGCCTTGGTGGAGCCCCTTGCATCTATCTTCACCTTTTCCCCCTTCAAATGGGACTGCACTTTATTGGACTTGGTCTGTAAAGCCCAAAAGAAGACACAAGGATCTACCCTCAAATCGAGATTGATCAAGCTCAATCTCAATTTATAGTTTTAGTGAtctataaaactattttttaaatttaaaaagaaaagcgttaatttaacttaaaatcacacttaaatatttatatatctttataCATATATCTTTATAGtagcatttttatttattttttttaattcgaagGAATACTGTCTTCTAGACTGGTCCTTTCTACCTTAAATCTACCTGAAAAATCAGGATAGTAGACAGGGAATATCTCCACTACTTAAAAGGAAAGAGGATGTTGCAAAGCTTATATTGCAAGATTGTAGCAAGATTATTTAAAGCAAAAGGACCCAAGGGGTTAGCAACTTAATTTTTAAGAAGTTATTGAAAGGAGTAATCTAGGTTAGAAGTCCGAGACAATTTAGAAAGTCGAACCATTTAAGGAGAAAAAAGTGACATTCAACAGTCAGACAGAACAAATCTTTGTCAAGGAGGGGCTTGCAACTTATTGTGATCTGTTTGCCAATTTTGGATTCCTGATTTGCAATATTGGTCTAAAACGAATACAAACtcactatttttgttttctttctattaCCTTTGAGGGTAAGATAAATATGTCCTGGTTGATAATGtattgattataaatatatcaCTTTAGTTTTACACCACTACAGAAaattaattatgtatttttgctAGAACATAGTGATTTAAAGTGATACAGTGGGAAGAAGTccgtattctatatttattaaataaatatagaatacagacctcgccccaCTACCCGCGGGGTTCGAGGACAAATACGCTTCGctatataggtaatgttacctgtaaacAAGCCCACCTAACGCATTTTAGTTTGCCCCAGGGAGGAGGATAGTCATTCATAAATGGTTGCGCTTCTAGAAATAGCATTTCTAAATGCTATtgtatggaaactatgctgcaaagaagcatagtttccagtttagatagcttttgatgaaactaaacaattaccaaGGAggacttttaaaattttgattttttccccACCAGTTGACCGTGATGGAAGAGTCATGACAGCCAAAGGGAAGACACGGAgcttataatattatttaaggTACCACCTGGTTTAAAGCCACAAACACCGCGTTAGGGCGAGATACACACTACCATTTTGTCAAGATTGATCAGGGGTTCACTACCCCCCTTTTTACCATGGGTTACACATGACTCTACAGACCATACTGACAgctaaaaattatcattttattcAGAAATAGCCAAAAAGCCTAGAATTCTACGGATGGCTTGATCCGTGACGTATACTTGTCAGAAATAGAAAATCGAATTAAAGGAAGTTTTAAACTTAGAACCATGTAATGTAAATGCTGAATAACGTCGAACAAACACGATTTACTACGATATTTGTGTCTCAATATCATTTAATCATACACAatcaaaaaaaatcaattcctcAATAGTAATTAAAGAATCACGAATTATAGTATACAAATCATCAATGACTAGATCATTTGAACATGAAACATTTAGCAAAGCTGCGACATGTTGGCCAGCTCATATGCAAAGGGATACCCTTCAGGCCCATATTCTTCTCCCCCTAACACAAAATTCCGAGACCTTCACAGTGTTTCCGAGAAGTTCTGTATGGTATCCCAATTTTAGAGATTTTTAGTGTttacgtggggggggggggggcaaaactgcctttcaaacataaattatattttccacctctttttttattatctggATTATACACCTTCTACATATCTTTACATAGGTTTATAATTTTACATAGACTAGACGAGGTACTTGCTTAATATGATTATCTACTgcatacaaataaaattattgaattaatGGCTTTTTTTTCCACATGCACACGCGTTGGGCATAGAACTGATACTTATTTATCAGTATATTATGTATACTATGGGCATATACTGATGCTTATGTTTTATACAAAGGAAATACTTGAGAATTTGGATTGCCATAATCAGATAGAACAATAACCGGCTAGTTTGCAATGCATTATGATATAATATAATGTCTCTCCATGGATAttcaaattaagatttgggatttACGAAGGACCAAAGaaaaggcaattatatttttcctggATAATGAGCTGTTGCCCAATACAAAACAAagcgtcaatggacacaccaTGACGTTGTACTCTTATGAGAAGCAACATCTTTGGATGTGTAACCTAACCTTACCTTAACCAAACTTCATACTGTCACTGTGCTTTGCACTCTTTGCATGTTTTTGGAATTTGAATTTACCACAGCACAAAGACTGACTGGAATACAAGCAGAAAGCTTTTTTGTCAGAAAACTTGTCTTTAGCAAGCCACTTTCTTCTCcctttctttttcacttttcttcacCACTAAGATTTTCAATGTTAGTTTCAGAACTTTCAGAAGATAAAAAGTTGTCTGACATGACAGTACTTCCTGCAATCAGCCTTAATAAGTAAAACAAACTATTTATATTACAGCAAAGGATCTTAATACAGTATGTTTTACTTCAAAAGGAAAGATTTTCACTGTCTCTTAATTGATCTTCACAAACATCCACAAATAGTAGGGCTATGATGGTTCAATGCTTTACAGGTAGGGTaaccacttaaaaaaaaatttaataaaacctgAGCTTTTGAAGATCAGAATGTGATTCTCCTATATTTATGCTTTGATTTGAGGCCAAAGTCACCTCTCTATCTaagcatttaattttttttttttttttaaacagtatttTATAGAAGGAAATGTCTATGTTCAACTAGGCTATTGACTTTAGGGTTAAGTCCATCTGGTAGCCAAATTTGAACTTTGTGTTTCAATAAAATCTATGAAACTGGTTAGTTTTGAGCTGATTTTGGGTGCATAGGGAACCCCAGCAAGTGAGTTAGATGGAAAAATGTGCATATAATCAGCAAGGTAATAGTCCAATAGACCTATTAATAGGTCTATTGGACCTATTAAAAAGCCAGCAATAGGTTGCTGACTTTTCCTCCTTAGTATCAGTAAATTTTTGTAGGCAAGTTCAGCTGCTTTTTTTACATCTAAATTCACATTGAAATctaagaaataatattaaatagctAGGACATCTTGCTGATGGTcctaaaaaaacacacaatatTGTCCTGAATGCAACAGTAGGCtatcttcaaaatattcctCAGAGAGGTTTTAGATAAGcaaaagtgaaaagaaaaattcacaGCAATTATGttctattagaaaaaattgtcaatttatGCCACTAGGTGTTTATGTAGCTATTCTATTACAGGTTCAATACTCCATGCCAGACATTGTATCCTGCTTGGCCCAGAATCCAAATAATTATAATTGGCTGTAGTGCAGTAGGCTATAGCAGAGCTATGAGGGTTCTAGGCTATGTGTTTCACAGGCTCAATTTTAGGTAATATCTCTGCTGCAGCCTAATCTTCATTAGAATGAAATTTCGACTTCAAGAAGAGGGACAGGTTTACCAATCTTTTACTACTTTAATCTACATACTAGAGCCTAGACCCaattgatttttcctttttggtggGCTAGcctatttcttaaaatttttcaacattttggaCCTGTGGCTGTGAGTACCTATAGTAGCCTAGTTCTCTTGTACTTTGTTGACAACAGCCAACCAAATTATTTGATCATTCCTTTCTAATCCTATACTGGCAAAAAGTCTCACCTTAACTTTCCCTAAATCCCAAATTGGCAGCAGCAATAAGCACACATGCAGTGTTGCCAACGCTTCGGAAGAAAATGCACCACAGAACGCCCTAAAATTGTACCACTTATGAAAAAATTGTACCATGTCTATTTTTTGCGTGTTGCACCATGCGCAagcgcaaaaaaaaattttgcgcTACGCGCAACAAAGAACAATCGAAAAATATATTACagtaaagagaacaaaaaatcagaTATCTTCTTTCAAAGATATCTGGGAGATCTCCTTTCCCCTGCGTAGACCATTTTGGTGTCACTCCTGCAAATAGCAGAATTTTTAATCAATATCGAACAATCAAAAACCttagtttttatcttcaaaactgAACTGACTTTTCCAAATATAGGCTCAAATTTACCTAATAACATACGAAAAACAACCAATTAAGTACATTTGAGGAACTTTGACTtgttcttgataaaaaaaaaagataaacaagaactgtaagtaaaacgCGGAGAGACCGACGGGTGGACATAAACTGCAATCGAAATCCTATATGGCACTAAAGGTCATCATCCGAGTCAAAAATTATAACGTCACTTGCAGCAGCAGATTTCTTATGTGCTCGTCTAGTACTTCTTTAAACCTTTTaaccttttaacttttttaaacttctCAGACTTTTTATTTGAAGACTATCATACCGTTCTACTACTTTGCAGCTGAAATGAACCAGGTCTGAGTCTGTATATTTCTTAAGATCAGAGCAAAATGGTAAATATTTCCATTCCTTGGAAAGGTTTTCTACATCACTTTCCTTTGTCAAATTTGGGAACTGGGTGATTAATGGGACAATGCTCAAGTTCCTATAGTCGGGAGACATTGCTATCTTCAGGTCTATTCTGTCCTGGTTTTTAGTTGACAAGTACTTTGAACTGAAAgacattttccttattttgtcGCTCAGCTCTATCAAGTATTTTGTGCATGTTGTCTTGAAAGCAGTTGCAGCTGACAACCATATCGTTTCATTGATAAATAGGACCTCTACACGACTGCCACAATCTACTTCATTCATATCTCAGAAATGCTGTGGGTCCCTAAGCTGTGTCAGAGATGCTTCTGTTTTCTCCATGTACGATGTCTTCAAAAAATGACTCACAATTGCTTTGTGTAGCTCTTTAGCCTGATTGTGGAGAATGCGAATTTGTGTCTCCTCTGACTGGAATTGTCCATACAGGTGTGTAACAAATCGTAGCATATATGCTAGGAAATCAAAAAAAGGCTGTGAAAATTGGTGACAGTAATTTCTCCAGAATAGCTGTGGCTTTGGCTAGCTTAATCCCTTCTTTAAAGCTTTCACTCCAAAAGAAAAGTATCAATCATTCCCATTGCTTGATATAATGTGGAACTACTGGGAGTCGAGAAAGCCACCTAGTTGTGACATGGCATAGAATCCTTTGCTTGTCAAGCTTCATGAATTGCTGCATTTCGATTAACTCCAGCTCTTTTGGGGCTTCCGTTAATGTAATTATAGATATCCTGACAGAATTATTCAATGTCTTCAGGTAGCTTCTGACTTGCTGTACTAGCACACAAATGGATTGAATGGCACGTACATCCGAGGACAAATAGTCCGAGGCCAAATGAAAGCTTTCATTTGTCCGAGGACAAATGAAAGCTTTGCTTGCATACCACCTTTTCCTCCCACTATGACCAATGAATTATTTGATGCAAAACCGATTAGATCCCGCTTTGGCACTGCAATTTCTTTAAACAGGAGGTTTGTTAACATGGTGTGTAGATCTCCAACTTTGCACTGCTGTACTTCAATCAGCTTCAAGAATGGGTCTTTCACAACTTTTTTCCATTCACCACTCTGATCTTCCTTCACTTCATCGACATGACCAACTCCAACCACTAGGCTTTTGGAATTACTCATATTAGTTCTCTCGCcgattattatagaaaaaagttttttctcatGTGGCAGCACAAGTCACCAAACGTTACTTATTCAATTGTGGAATTGATCACGTGTGTGGTTTTTGTGGGACCACACTGAGCTCCCTTTGCAATTTCAAAGTCAGGAAAAGCCCTCGATAAGGTTTCAGGTAGCTTCTTTATGTTGATTGACAAGTTATGGTGTGCCACAAATCCACGTAAAATTCATTCTGCCAATCTGATTTTCTGGCTACTCAAAAGTCTGTCCTCACTTCCTTCCAGAACGTCCGTATTAAACTGGTCTATGGAAACTCCAAAAAgagtcaaagaatttttttcaaatgtgtagTATTGCTTAAATGGCAACTAATATGGAAACTACTGCCTGACACGTCAATGTTACACAGAATGCAGTGCTGCTTTCCTGTGGGCCCTTTACTGATATAATGTTTACCCCTGGGGTAAATATTCCAGCTAGATGTCAATGTTTCCTTGTCTAATTTCTTACTTGTGGCACGCTTCTTCGCTACTGAAGCTTTTCAACGTTGAGCTTTTGCAACCGATTCCTTAACAACTGAAGGTTATTTGTCATGGGAATTGCTGTTGAGACTATCAACAACAGCGTCTACAGTTGAGGTCTCTGGGTGAACTTCTGTTTCTCTTTCTATGTCAGGACTTACAGACTGCCTCACCTCTGAGTCTGAAAACACCCTCCTCATAGTGAGATGAGAAGATTGGTCTCTAATCTTTGTCGAGATATCGGAGCTGAGTCTTTTTCACTGGTATCAGTTTTATCAACCAATATGCTTTGTCTTTTTCTGACAGTTTCTGGAATTCTGTTTGGTGAGCTTTCAGTTTCTTTCTGTTACAAGAGGGATGAGGAATGGGGCCTGTAGAAATGAGAGGCTGATCCTTACTAAAACTTGCAGTTTTGGCCCGAGGTACATGTTTCCTAACAGGTTTGAAAAAGTGGTTAATAGATGGCTGTAATTTCCTTATCTGAAACaaataaagaatcaaaagaatatttcACAATCGCTTATTTTTAGTATACTGATTACGTTCAGTCAGGAATTAAGCCAAACAGGCTGACTTCTGTCAAACCGTAGTAagaacaaaagctaagagctcatacggcacttgtgacgaggcaagaagagctaagagccaagagatcatatggtatgagctctagcaaaactctatgaatcaatatattgatttaaaaggaaaa from Artemia franciscana chromosome 5, ASM3288406v1, whole genome shotgun sequence harbors:
- the LOC136027641 gene encoding zinc finger protein 664-like, with the protein product MSSTLSNSDGEIQPELLCPKLIVVVKKLREKAIEELTAGVWRCDSCGKTEKSFLMLDLHFDTGCEKLSPIECDVCPAVFRDYREFVPHFMEHQMGETRRCPICLSECIGDIKQHLIIKGHFSSTLSEVDLLRNTLLVDSKNLSPNGCSNSHESEANSLENREIFSNRHLLSKNHRKLERHPKTNTRKKLDKCDVGKKRFSNSSNLIGHQRVHTAEKPFKCDVCRKGFSQSGNLFAHQRTHTGEKPFKCDVCNKYFSRSSSLNLHQRLHTGEKPFKCDVCNKGFSQSGNLIAHQRMHTGKKPFKCDVCNKYFSQSSSLNLHQRLHKGEKLFNCDVCNKGFSRSCHLIAHQRTHTGEKPFKCDVCNKYFSQSSSLNLHKRLHTGEKLFKCDVCNKGFPQSGHLIVHQRTHTGEKPFKCDVCYKGFSQSSTLIAHQRTHTGEKPFKCDVCYKGFSQSSTLMSHQRVHSCERTTFLDLII